The genomic segment ACCAGCGGCTTCAGCTGCATCGCGGTCCGCTTGCGCTCGTCCCACGGCTTCAGCAGCATGCCCGCGATGCCGTTGTTCGGGCCCGAGGTGCCGTTCAGGATGAAGCGCAGGTCGGTCTCGGGGAAGCTGGCATAGGCCTTGTCGAGCTTCTCGCCGTAATAGTTGGCGTAGTCGATGTTGGCGTATTTCGGCGCCTTGGTCACCGCGAACACGATGCCCTGGTCTTCTTCCGGCGCCAGCTCCTTGGAGGTGTGCGTGTACATGAAGCCGACCAGGCCGAGGATCACCACGGCGAACAGACCGGTGATCGGACGGTAGTCGAGCGAGCGGTCGAGCTGCCGGCCATACCAGCGGGTGATCGAGCTGAACACGTGGTCGACCTTGCGGGCGAACCAGCCCTGGCTCTCCTGGTGCTTGAGCAGCACCGAGCACATCATCGGCGACAGCGTCAGCGCGATGATGCCGGACACGATCACCGAGCCGGCGAGCGTGAAGGCGAATTCGCGAAACAGTGCACCGGTCAGACCGCCGAGGAAGCCGATCGGCGCGTACACCGCCGCCAGCGTGATGGTCATCGAGATCACCGGACCGACGATCTCGCGGGCGCCGATCAGCGAGGCCTGAACCGGACTTTTCCCCTCCTCCAGATGGCGGTGGATGTTCTCCACCACCACGATGGCGTCGTCGACCACGAGGCCGATCGCCAGCACCATCGCCAGCAGCGTCAGGAGGTTGATCGAAAAGCCCATCGCCAGCATCGCGGTGCAGACACCGATCAGCGACAACGGAATCGTCACCACCGGGATGATGACCGAGCGGAACGAGGCGAGGAACAGGAAGATCACCACGATCACGATGCCGACCGCTTCGATCAGCGTCTTCTCCACCTCGTCGATCGACGAGCGGATGAACTTGGTCGAGTCGTAGGCGACCTTCATGCTCATCGACGGCGGCAGGTTGCGTTCGATCTCGGGGAACAGCGCCCGCACGCCGGTGACGATGTTGAGCGGGTTGCCCTGCGGGGTGGCCTGCACGCCGATGAAGATCGCGCGCTCGCCGGAGAACGCCACGCTGCTGTCGGTGCTCTGCGCCGCCAGTTCGACGGTGGCGACGTCCTCCATCCGCACGAAGCCGCCGCCCTGCGCCTTGACGATCATCCGTTTGAATTGATCGACGTTCTGCAGGTCGGTGTTGGTGGTGATGTTGGAGACGGTCAGATAGCCCTTGGTCTGACCGGCCGCCGCCTGGAAGTTGTTGGCCTGGATCGCGGCCGTGATGTCGTTCGCCGAGACGCCGCGACCGGCCATCCTTATCGGATCGAGCCAGATCCGCATCGCGAACGTTTGGCCGCCGAGAATGTCGGCGGAGGCGACGCCATCGACGGTGGACAGCACCGGCTGCACCACGCGCGTCAGATAGTCGGAGATCGCCGACCCCGACAGCTCGTTGCTGGCGAAGCCGATATACATCACCGCCGTGGTCTGACCGGTGGATTTGACGATCACCGGGTCGTTGGCTTCCTTCGGGATCAGGTATTTGACCGAATTCACCTTCGCCAGCACTTCGGTGAGCGCCTGGTTGGGATCGAAGTTGAGCTTGACGTAAACCGTGATCAGGCTCTGCCCTTGGGTCGACGACGAGGTGATGTAGTCGACGCCTTCGGCCGAAGCGACCGCCTGCTCCAGCGGCGTGGTGATGAAGCCCTGCATCAGATCCGGCGACGCGCCCGGATACGCCGTGGTGATGGTGACCACGGTATTGGACAGCTTCGGATACTGGCGGATCGGCAGCGTCATCGCGGCGCGAAAGCCGATCAGCAGGATCAGCATGCTGACCACCAGCGACAGCACCGGGCGCTTGATGAAGATGTCTGTGAGGACCATACGGACGCTCCGTGGCGCACACCCGTCGCGCCTTGCGCGGCCGAGCTGCGGTTGAGTTGTCCCCGGACGGCGACGATCGCCGGCCGGACCTATTCAATGGCGAGCGGGCCGCGCCGAAGGGCGCAGCCGGCGCTCCGGCTATTAGTAACGCGGCGGCGTCTTCGGCTGCGGCGGAGGCGGATCGGTCGAGATCGCAACCGCGGCACCCGACTGCAGCTTGAGCTGGCCGACCGCGACGACGCGATCACCCGCTTTCAAACCGGTCTGGATCACGGTGCGGCCGTCGATGCGGTCACCGGTGCGCACGAAGGTCCGCACCGCCGAAAGCTTGGCCTTGCCGTCCTCGCCCTTCTCTTCCTTGATCAGGAAGACCGAGTCTCCGTACAGCGTGTAGTCGACCGCAGTCTCCGGCACGGTGACGACCGCCGGCTTATCCGGCAGCACCACGATGGTGGTGGCGAACATGCCCGGCCGCAGCACGTGCCCCGGATTGTCGAGCGTCGCCTGCACCCGGATGTTGCGGGTGTCGGACGAGATCTGCGGCTCGATCGTGGTGATCTTGCCGTCGAACACCCGGCCCGGATAGGCATCGACCTTCAGCCGCACGGCCTGACCGACAGCCAGCGTGCCGGAGTCTTTTTCCGTCACGGTGATGTTGGCATAGACCTGCGACAGGTCGGTGAGCGTCACGATCTGGGTGCCGGCGCTGAGATACTGGCCGACTTCGACGTGGCGCACGCCGAGCACGCCGTCGAACGGTGCTCGCACCTTCTTCTGCGAGATCAGCGCTTCGGTCTTGGCGATGCCGGCATTGGCCTGATCGTAAGCGGCCTGCGCCGAGTCCACCGTCGCCTGCGGGCCGAACTGCCGCGCGGCGAGCTGCTTGGCGCGATCGAGCGACAGCTCGGCAACCTTGGCCTGCGCCCGGTAGTTCGCCAGATCGGCCTGCTCGGTTTCGTCGAACAGCTTGACCAGCAGCGTGCCCTGCTTCACCTCCGAACCAGCCTGAAACAGGATGTCGGTGATGCGGCCGGAGACGTCGGAGGTGACGTTGACCTGATGCACGGCAGCCAGATCGCCGACCGCGGTCAACAGATTGGGCAGCACTTCGGTCTTCGCCTCGGCGACCGTCACCGTGATCGGCGGCGGTTTGTTGTTGGCGAAGAACTGCGCAATCATATGGTTGCGGAAAGCGTTGAAGCCGACCAGGCCGCCGACCAGCAGCGCCAGCAGCAATCCGACGATGATGAACCAGCGCACCGTCCGCACCGGGCGCGGGCGGGGCTTCTCGCTGGAGCTCCGCGCCGACGGCGGAGTTTCTGTCGCAAGCGTCATGTCATGCACTTTCTGTCGTTTCCGCCTTTATCCGGCCCGGCGACAATTCGCGGTCGAGATGGGCGGCAATTACGGCTTCGTTCAGACCAATTCCACGTAGGATGAATTCACACATCTGGCGCTCGTGACTCGCGGCATCGCCGTAGCTCAGGCACGGCACCGACGGCAGCCGCGCCAGCGCCGCCATCAGCAAGGTGTGGTGGGCGAACCAGAACAGGTTCATCGGTTCGTTGCCGATCCGCACCGCGTCGCCCGCTTCCACCGCCCGCTCCAGCGACGACACGAAGGTCCGCCCGATCAGCCCGGCGACCTTCTCGTACACCAGACGGGCAAACTCGCCGTCATCGAGCTGGCTCGAGACCAACAGCCGCAGCCGCTGGTCCTCTTCCTGCTCCGGCTGATCGGAGGCATGCAGGAAGTGCTCCACCATCTCCCGCACCAGCACCACCAGCGTCTGGGTCGAGGGCTCGGCGCCGAGCAGGTCCATCAAGGCCGGATCGGCTTCACGCTCGCACGCCAGGATCTCGGCATACAGCGCCGCCTTGCTCGGGAAATGCTTGAACAGCAACCCTTCCGAGATCGACGCGGCGGCCGCGACGCTCTTGGTGGTGGTCCCTGCAAAGCCATTCCGGGCAAAGCAACGCTTGGCTGCGCCCAGGATCAATTCCCGGCGCAAGTCGCTGGTCATGCGCAGTGAAGTCATCTTGTGAGTAGGCACTCACCTTTGCAATTGTCAATCGGGATCGCTGCGACGCACTAAATCGTGAGTGTTGAGGAAGCCGCCCTAGCGGCCGGCCCCGGCCCACGGACCGGGCGCATGACATGCGTCGCCCCGGTTCCCGCCGCAAGACCTGACCCGCAGATTTCCCGACCGTTTCGGCAACGTCGTAAATCGCCTATAGACGTAAAAAACGGGAATGACATGGAAACGGCCCCAGCAGAGCTCGCGGAAGCGTTCGATCTCGCACGTCTGACGCCCGACTTTTATGACAACCCCTATCCGACCTACCACGCGCTACGAGCACACCAGCCGGTCAAGCGGCTGGCGAGTGGCGGCTATTTCCTGACCCGCTACGACGATCTGGTCGCGGTCTATAAGAACACCACGCTGTTCTCGTCCGACAAGAAACGCGAATTCGCGCCGAAATACGGCGATTCGCTGCTGTTCGAGCACCACACCACCAGCCTGGTGTTCAACGATCCGCCGTCGCACACCCGCGTCCGCCGCCTGATCATGGGGGCGCTGACGCCGCGGGCGATCGCCGGCATGGAGCCGGGCCTGATCGCGCTGGTCGACCGGCTGCTGGATGCGATGGCCGCCAAAGGCCGCGTCGATCTGATCGAGGACTTTGCCGCGGCGATCCCGATCGAGGTGATCGGCAACCTGCTCGGCGTGCCGCACGACGAACGCGGGCCGCTGCGCGGCTGGTCGCTGGCGATCCTCGGGGCGCTTGAGCCGGTGATCGGGCCGGAGGCATTCGCGCTCGGCAATGAGGCGGTGGCGGAGTTTCTCGGCTATCTCGACACCCTGATCGCCCGCCGCACCGCCCAGCCCGGCGATCCGGAGCGCGACGTGCTGACGCGGCTGATCCAGGGCGAGACCGGCGGCGAGAAGCTGACCGCCAAGGAGCTGCTGCACAACTGCATCTTCCTGCTCAACGCCGGACACGAGACCACCACCAACCTGATCGGCAACGGCCTGGTGACGCTGGCGACCATTCCCGATCAGAAGCAGCGGCTGATCGCCGAGCCCGCGCTGATCAAGACCGCGGTCGAAGAAATCCTGCGCTACGAAAGCTCCAACCAGCTCGGCAACCGCATCACCACCACTGAGGTCGAGATCGGCGGCATCACCATGCCGGCCAACACGTCGCTGACACTGTGCATCGGCGCCGCCAATCGCGATCCGGCGCAGTTTGCCGATCCCGACCGGTTCGACGTGTCGCGCAGCCCGAACCGGCATCTCGCCTTCGCGTCGGGTCCGCATCAATGCGCCGGCATGGCGCTGGCGCGGCTCGAAGGCGCGATCGCGCTGTCGCGGTTTCTCGCGCGCTTCCCGGACTACGTCCTCGACGGCCCGCCGCAGCGTGGTGGCCGGGTCCGGTTCCGCGGTTACCTCAGCGTCCCCTGCCGGCTCGGTTAGCGCCGGCCGCTCCATCGCGCCGCCGCATTGTGCTGCGAGGTCTCACCCCCGACAGCCTTCGTTGCTTCGCCTCGGCGTGCAACCGGTAGCGGCGCGTTGTGATTTCGATGATCATGGTGTGCAGAGATTCGTCCGGTCCGTGGGGCCCAGAACGATCACGAGCGAGGCGTAGTGAACCGACCGACGATCATGCATGGCGCCTCACGGCGCTTCAGGACGCCCGCCCTCCTCACCCTGGCGACGCTGCTCGGCGTTGCAGCCCCGGCGCCTGACGCCGACGCCAAACGGGCGCGCCCGGCGGCGACCACCGAGGCGACCGCGCCACGCGAAGCCGGCGAGCCGATCATGGCGATCGTCTCGATCAAGGGCCAGCGGGTGACGCTGTACGACTCCGAAGGCTGGATCTATCGCGCGCCGGTCTCGACCGGCACCACCGGCCGCGAAACCCCGGCCGGCGTGTTTGCCGTGGTCGAGAAGGACAAGGACCACCGCTCGACGATGTACGACGACGCCTGGATGCCGAACATGCAGCGCATCACCTGGAACGGCGTCGCGCTGCACGGCGGACCGCTGCCGGGCTATCCGGCATCGCATGGCTGCGTCCGGATGCCGTACGAGTTCGCCGAGAAGCTGTTCGACAAGACCCGGATCGGGATGCGGGTGATCGTGTCGCCGGAGGACGTCGAGCCGGCCGATATCAGCCATCCGGTACTGTTCTCGCCGAATGCCGAGGCGCTGGCCGCCGCGCCGACGCGCGCCGAGATCGCGGTCCGCGAGGCCGAGCAGGCCGCGCAGGCGGCCGATGAAGCCAAGGCCGCCGCGACCGCAGCCGCCCGCGCGGTGAAACCGCTCAAGGACACCTTACGCAAACTGGAGCGCGCCAAGGCGCGGGCCGAGGCGGCGCTGAAGGCGGCCGACAAGGTGCTGGTCGCCGCCAGCACGGACGAGGCCAAGGCCAAGGCGGAACAACGGCAGCAACAGGCGGCACAGCAACTCGGCGAAGCCACCACCCAACTCGAGACGGCCAAAGCCGACGCGGACGCCAAGCATGCCGCCGCAGCCGCCACCAAGGAGGCTGCGAAGGCCGCCGCGGCGAAGAAGGCCGAGACGGCGAAGCTGGCGACCGACGCCAAGCTCGCGCAGGAGCCGGTGTCGATCTACATCAGCCGCTCGACCCAGAAGCTCTACGTCCGCCGCAACACCCGCAAGCCGCTGCCCGACGGCGGCGAATTGTTCGACTTCTCGATCGAGGTGCCGGTGATGATCCGCGATCCGGAGCGGCCGATCGGCACGCACATCTTCACCGCGATGGCGCGCAACGACGCCGGCCTGCGCTGGAGCGCGGTGACGATCGAAAGCGTCGATGATGCCAAGAGCGCGCTCGACCGCGTCACGATCCCGCCGGAGGTGCTGGAGCGGATCGGCCCGACCGCGCTGCCGCGCTCCTCGATCATCATCTCCGATGAGCCGCTGAGCGCAGAGACTAACTACCGCACCGAATTCGTCGCGGTGCTGAGCGACCAGCCGCAGGGCGGCTTCATCACCCGCAAGCCCACCAGCAGCGACGTTCCGGTGGCCAGCAGTGATGACTGGAACGATGGTGGCTTCGGCTTCTTCTTCCAGCCGAGGGAGCAACGCGTCCCTGCGCAGTCCCGGCGCGGCCGCTACGGCGAAGGCTATTACCGCCAGCCGCAAGACTACTACCGCCAGGAGCAGCCGGGTTGGTGGTAGCGCGTGCCGCGCTACGCACCTTCCTCCGCCGCTTCGTCGAGAGCTTGGGCCGGCGTCCTTTGCACCAGCAGGGTCGGAATCCGGCGGGTGCCGCTGCGCACCGTGACGACACGGGTGTCGGCGTGACGTCCGGCCCGTGAAGCGGTGACGGTCAGGCCGGCGGCCAGCAGCCGCTCGCGCGCCGCCTCGACATCGTCGACACGCCAGCCGACGCCCCACAGCTTGTCATTCTTGGCGTCCGAGCCCGCAACCGGCCTGTGCACCACCTCGATCCTGAGATCGCCGCAGTGAAACGACATCAGCCGCCCCCAGTCCTGCTGCGAGCGGTCCAGCGCCATGTCGAGCCCGAGCCTGGCGCCGTAAAGCGCTGCGGCGCGATCCGGATCGGAGGTCGAGATCACCAGATGATCCAGGCCGACCACCGGCGCCGGCCCGGTCACTTGTGAGTGCGGCCGCTCGGAGCCGAGCTGGAGGAAGAACATCCGCACGCCGCGGGTGGTCTCGGTCGCGGTCCGGGTCCTTTTCCACGTCAGCGTCGCGCCGGTGACGCGGTCGCGGCCTTCGACGTCGGCGACCGGCGTCGGCTGCAGCGCCACCCGATCCAGCCGATAGCGCGCAGCTGCCGCGTCGGCGACCCGGAAGCACAGGCTGGCGATCCCCTCGCCCTGCAGCTTGATCAGGGTGCGCAGCCGCTCCGCGGACTGCGAGGTGCCGGCCGGAGCCATGAATTCCAGCGACATGTTGTCGAAGGTAAACAGAACGTTGTCGGAGCCCTCGTCGCCCCCGCGCCAGGCCGGCGCACGCGCCAGCAGCGTCTCATAGGTCGCGACCGCCTCGCCCAGATCGCTGACCAGGACGACGAGATGATCGATGGCGGTGATCATGGACGTTCCCCCGCAAGCACGCCGCCCCACGCAGTGATTTGCCGCACGATGCTATCGGGTTTGCCGCGCCGGTTCATCGGCGCGCAATCCCCGGGCGATGCCGAGGTGCCGCAGCCACTGGACGTGCCATAAGCCGCTCGCTCGCACGCGACTGCCACCCTCGCCTCCCTGATCGCGCCTGCCCGGAACAAGGCAGCGCGCGCGCCGTTATGACTGGATTTTCGGCGAAACCGCTGTCGTATCAGTTGTGACCCTGCGGAAAATTTTAGCGAATGCACTGCGAACGGCAATGCTATGCTGACGCGCCGGAACAGGTCGCAGCCTCGGGACTCTCATGCACGCACTCTTCATCGGACAGACCTATATCGACGTCACCTTCATCACCGACCATCTGCCGACCGGCGACGAAAAGCACGTGGCATCCGACTACGCGGTGTCGTTCGGCGGCAACGCGGTGACCGCGGCGTTCTGCTGCGCCAAGCTCGGGATCGTGCCCGACCTGATCGCCACCGTCGCCAACGACTGGCTCGGACGGATGTTTCAGGACATGAGCGCGAAATACGGCATCGAGATTCATCCGCGCAAGGTCGCGTCGTCGTCGCTGTCCTTTATCATGCCGAAGGACGGCAAGCGCGCCATCGTCCGCTGCCGCGACGACGAACACATCCATCCGTTTCCGCTGCTCAATCTCGGCCCTTGCCGCGCCCTGCATGTCGACGGCCACCAGCCCGATGCGGCGATCCATTACGCCAAGCTGTGCCGCGAGGCCGGCATCCTGACCTCGCTCGACGGCGGCGGCCTGCGCACCAACACCCACGAGCTGTTGGAGTTCATCGACGTCGCGATCGTCGCCGAGCGACTGTGCGAGCAGATGGACATGACGCCGGAGAAGATGCTCGACTATCTGAAGTCGCGAGGCTGTCGGGTCGGCGGCGTCACCCTCGGTGAGCGTGGCCTGTATTGGTACGACGAGGCCGGCACGGTCCGCACGCTGCCGGCGCTGCCGATCCCGCGCGAGCGGGTGATCGACACCAACGGCGCCGGCGACGTGTTCCACGGCGCCTATGTGTTCTCGTACCTGAACAACCCCGCGCAGAGCTGGCAGCACCACTTCGAATTCGCCCGCGCCGCCTCGACCTTCAAGATCCAGAAGCTCGGCAACGAAGCCGGCCTGCCGACGGTCGCGGATATCGAAGCCGTCAAGCGCGAGTTCGCGGCAGTCGCGTGAAGCCCTGCGACGTCGTTGCGAGGAGCGAAGTGACGAAGCAATCCAGTTCAGTACCCAGGGCCTCTGGATTGCTTCGCTTCGCTCGCAATGACGACAGACCGCCTTATGCCGCCGCCTTCTTCAGGTCGAAGCTGAGATCGGCGGCCTGTTCGGGCGTCACCGATTTGTCGAGGGGGAGGATCTTGCGGCCGAACACGTGATCGGCGGCGCGGTTGACCGACTCGATGCCGATCAGCTTGCCGGCCTTGTAGCAGAACGCCGAGAACGACCGCTCGGGGACGCTGCCGCGGATCACCACCTGATCGAACCCGGCGGTCAACCCGACGATCTGCAGCTTGTCGTCGCCCTGATCGGACCAGAACCACGGATAGCCGTCATATGGTTTGGCATCGCCGGTGAGACGCGCAGCGACGCAGCGCGCCTGATCGGTGGCGTTCTGCACCGACTCCACCCGCATCGTCTCGCCGAACCGAACGCTCTCGAACAGCGCGCAGTCGCCGATCGCCGAGATGTGCGGATCGCTGGTGAGAAGCTGCCGGTTGACGATGATGCCGGCGGCGGTCGGCAGGCCGGCGGCGGCGGCGATCTCGACGTTCGGAATCACGCCGACGCCGACCACGACGAGATCGCAGGGCAACGTGCTGCCGTCGCTCAGGACGACTCCGGTGACGCGGTCACCCTCGGCGTCGATTTCGGTGGCACGAACGCCGTAGTGCATCCGGATGCCAGCCGCGCTGTGGCGGTCGTGGAAGTAGCTGGAGATCTCCGGCGTCACCACGCGCGCCATCACCCGCGGCGCCAGTTCGACGACGTCGACCTCGAGTCCCTTGGCCCGCGCCGTCGCGGCAAACTCGAGACCAATGAAGCCGGCGCCGATCACCACGACATGCTTCTTGTCCGGCATCCGCTGCCGCAGCACTTCGCTCTCGTCGAGCGTGCGCAAGTAAAGCACGTCCGGCAGCGACGCGTTGGGCACGTCGAGCATCCGGTTGCGGGCGCCGGTGGCGAGCACGAGGTGGCCGTACTCGATCGCGGTGCCGGAGGCGAGCAGCAGCTTGCGGCCCTCGCGGTCGATCGACACCATGCGGTCGGAAATCAGCTCGATCGCCTGATCCTGGAAGAACTTCTCCGGACGAAACATCAGCGAGTTCGGATCGCCGCCGCTCTTGAGATACGCCTTCGACAGCGGCGGGCGCTGATACGGCAGATGCTTCTCGTCATTGATCAGCGCGATGCGCCCGGCGTACTTCGCCTGGCGCAGTGATACGGCGACCTGAAATCCGGCGTGTCCGGCTCCAGCAATCAAGACCGTGTCGTTCATCGTTGAGCTCGTCGTGTGAGGGAAACAGCGCGGCGGACGCGCGGGAGGTGGGGATCGGCCCCAGCCTCTAGCACACTCAGCCACCGCCGGTCAGCACGTTTGCCCGGGCGACTGCCCCACCGCATCAATAGATCGGCGGCCGCAGATCGAGGATCTGCCCCTTGGGATCCGACAGCATATCGAGCGCCACCGCATCGACCAACAGCGGACCACGCGAGCGGGTGACCGCACCGACCCGCTCGACCCTGCCGAACGCGCCCTGCAGATCCGGCCGGGCCGCGGCGTTGTCGACGCCGACCAGCAGCAGCGGCCCCGCCAATTGCTGGGCCGTCGGCGCCGGCGCCGCGAGCCAGCGGAAACGTTCACCGCGCTGAACCACGCAGGTGCCGGGCGGCAGATAGAACGCCAGCCAACCAGTGGTGCCGTAATCGTCGGTCAGCACGCAGCTCGCGCCGATCCGCCGCCGCACTTGATCGATCTCAGCGACCATCTGCGGCACACCAACGCCGACCGAGCGTACCGTCGCATCGCGCCGATAGCCGGTCAGCGCACCGGTGTTCACCTGGACCACCACCAGCGCGAACAACACCGCGCCGGTCGACACCGCCCAGCGCCGGCAAACCGTAACCACGCGCGCGATGCCGGGCGTCCAGTGCGGATAGGCCGCGCCCACCGCGGCCGCGAGCGCGAACGCCGGATACAGCGGGCTCAGCCAGTTCGCCTCGACCCGGTCGTGCAGCGCCTGCCAGGCGAAATACAGCGCGATCGTCCACACCGTCGCGGCGACCAGCACGCGCGAGGCCGCCGGGCCGGTGCTGCGCTTGCCGAGCGCGATCAGTCCCATCACGCCGAGCACGAACACAAACGGCGTCGCCAACACGAACTGGGTCGGGATCAGCTCCGCGAGGAAATGCGGCTCGAACCCGCCG from the Rhodopseudomonas palustris genome contains:
- a CDS encoding glycosyltransferase family 39 protein, which translates into the protein MSDAMRRPAVATILVVVGLVALRLIAAAVTPLTFDEAYYWTWSKNLALSYFDHPPMVAVVIKLGTLIAGDTEFGVRLVSILLALPMSWAVWRAAVLLFDDERIAATATVLLNATMMVSAGTTIVTPDAPLLVASSFVLLALAEVAATGRGVWWLAVGVAVGLALLSKYTALFFGPAILIWLLWVPALRRWLLSPWPYLGGIVAFALFSPVVIWNAQHEWISFVKQFGRAKLGGFEPHFLAELIPTQFVLATPFVFVLGVMGLIALGKRSTGPAASRVLVAATVWTIALYFAWQALHDRVEANWLSPLYPAFALAAAVGAAYPHWTPGIARVVTVCRRWAVSTGAVLFALVVVQVNTGALTGYRRDATVRSVGVGVPQMVAEIDQVRRRIGASCVLTDDYGTTGWLAFYLPPGTCVVQRGERFRWLAAPAPTAQQLAGPLLLVGVDNAAARPDLQGAFGRVERVGAVTRSRGPLLVDAVALDMLSDPKGQILDLRPPIY